A segment of the Candidatus Schekmanbacteria bacterium genome:
TTTTCAAAATTTATGGTATTAATGAGAATAAATCTTTTAGACAAAAAAACTGGAAATATATTTCTATTGTTATGAAAGCGCTTTATTTCAACGGGGAAAAGATTCACTATAAAAAAAATTATCCTGTTGGCAAACCTTCAAAAGCTGAAGCTCTTGTAAGAATCCTTAAAGCAGGTATATGCAATACAGATATTGAAATAGTCAAAGGCTATATGGGTTTTGAGGGAATATTGGGGCATGAGTTTGTTGGAATAGTTGAAGAATGTAATGAGAAAAGACTAATTGGTAAAAGAGTTTGTGGTGAAATAAATCTATCTTGTGGTGAATGTGAGTATTGCAGAAAAAAATTAGAGAATCATTGTCCTTCAAGGAAAGTTTTGGGGATATTGAATAAAGATGGCTGTTTTGCTGAATTTATAACACTTCCCATTAAAAATCTTCATACTTTGCCTAAAAATGTATCTGATAATGAAGCAGTTTTTGTTGAGCCCCTTGCGGCATGCTTTGAGGTTTTGAAGCAAATAAGGATTGAGAAAGATGATGTAGTTGCAGTAATTGGTGATGGTAAACTTGGACTATTGATGGTGCAGGTTGTAGGTCAAAAAACAAGGAATATTCATCTGATTGGAAGGCATAGGAGGAATCTCAATATAGCAAAAAGATTCGATCTCTTATCAGTATTTCTTGAAAATTCATTGAAAGCAGAAAGGCTGAAAAAGACAAAGTGTGATATTGTTATTGACTGCACAGGCACACCTGCAGGGCTTTCGCTTTCAATGGAGCTTGTCAAACCCTGCGGAAAAATAGTTTTGAAGAGCACTTATGCAAGTGCGCAGCCTCTAAATCTTGCGCCTGTAGTAATAAATGAAATTACACTTATCGGCTCACGCTGTGGTCCTTTCAAGGATGCAATTAACGCATTAAAAGTCGGAAAGGTCGATGTGTTGCCTCTGATTTCAAAAGATTTTCACCTGTCAGAAGGATTGGAAGCAATCGAATATGCAAAACAGAAAGGGGTAATGAAGGTAATACTTAGTGTTGCCCAATGATGCACTGGAATATCTGGAAAACCACATTAAGCTTTTCAAGGAAGGAATAAATGTTTACTTCTTTTCGAGTTTTTCAATATATTCTCTGAAATCTTTTGGTAACGGTGATTTTATGACTTCCCATTTTCCTGTGACTTCAGGGGGCAAAACTATTTCGGCACAGTGAAGGAGATGTCGTTTGGGTTTTAAAAAATCCTGTTTTTTCTGTTTTGATGATTGATAAAGCAAATCTCCTGCAACGGGATGTTTGATTGAAGCAAGATGACACCTAATCTGGTGCATAACACCTGTTAAAATAACTGCCTGCACAAGAGTATATCCTTTAAAGATTTCTACTCTTTTTATTTCAGTTTTTGCTTCAAGTATCTTCTTTGATGTAAGTGCTTTTTTACTTTTTACTTTTTTTTGCAAGACCTTCATTTTCCTTTTATCTTTTTCATGATGCATCAATGGCGAGTCAATCACTATGTCCTTTTCCATTTCATTCAACACTAAGGCAAGATATGTTTTCTTGATTTTTTTTGTTCTCATAAGATTTCTTAGTTTATTGAAAGTGTTTTCTTTTTTTGCCGCAAGCAAAACTCCTGAGGTATCAATATCGAGACGATGAAGAATTGAAGGCTCTCTGACTGAATATCCGAAATTTGACGCTTTAGGAAAGCGCGCTATTATAAAGTTTACAACTGTTTCCTTTTCATCTATTGCAAGCGGATGGCACGGCATTCCTGCTGGTTTATTTAAGGCAAAAAAGTCTTCATTCTCATAAAGGATTTCAATATCAAGATTTGGGTTTGCAACAGGAACAAGGTCCTGCGCTTCGGGAAGTCGAATAATCTCTATTTTGTCATTTGAAAAGATTATGCTTCCTTTTTTTGCTTTTTTCCCGTTGAGAAGAACATTACCTTCTCTTATTGATTGTTGGATCATTCGTCGAGAAATATTGGTAAAGCGAGTGTGAAGAAAGCTGTCTAAACGCTTTCCCTCCTCCTTCTTTTCAACTATGATGACTTCATTCTTTATCATTTTCCTCTTCAGTCCATAGATTTATTGAAAAACTATTTTTGAAATGCAAGAATAATTATTCCTGCAAGCATCAGTAAAGCGCCGCTTATTCTTTGTCCTATGCCTTTTTCATTGAAAAAGAAATATCCATAAAGAACACTGAAGATTAAATTGCTTCGTTTAACTGCAATCATATAAGCAACATTGGTTAGAGAAAGAGCGGCAAAGTGTGTTATGAGAGATAAAGCATAGACCACTCCAATAAGCAATAACAGCCATTTTTTTCTCTTGAGCAGTGAACTTATTTTCATATCAGATTTTTTGATGAAAGGAAGGAGAAGAAAGGGTTGAATCATAAAATAAGTACATCCAAAAAAAACCGGACTTGAATGTGTAATTCCCATTTTCCCAAAGTTTGAAGTAATGCTGTAAATAAAAGCAACAGCAATCATAAGAAGAATCCCTTTTTCCTTAGCCATCATTTTGAATGGAGTGAGGAAACCATTTTTTTCTCTTTGTATATTCAAAATATAGCCGCCTATGGTGATAAAGGCGATACCTATCATACCCTTCAAACCGGTTTTTTCGCCGAGCATAAGATAGGATGTTGGTATGAGAAAAACAGGTGTTAACGCAAGAAAAGGAATTGTCAGAGAAAGGTCTGAAATCTGAATCGCTTTCATATAACAGAGAAGGGCAATGATTTCCAATGGAAGTCCACAGAAAACAGCGATAAAGTAATAGCGGTCAACAGCAGGAATTTCGTTCAAAAGCAGGATGATTGCAAGGAAAGGAAAGCAAAAAACAAGACGTATCCATGCTATATAGTATATATTTTCCTCTTCTAAAGCTTTTTTTGACAAAGCATCTGTTGTAGCGGTAAGATAAGCACATAGGAGCGATAAAAAAAACCACATTTCTTCTCCCTTAGAATTTGTTTTAGTGTATTATAATAAGTGAAAAAATGAAAACAGGAAATGCCAATCTTCCTCTTCATGGTGGAAAAGCCCCTTCTTGGCTTTTCAACAGAATGGTGCGTCTTGCCTCTGCCATTGTAGATATTTTTCTTGAAGATAACGACCCAGCAGAGCTTCTTGTAAAATTGTCTGACCCTTTTTGGTTTCAATCACTCGGATGTCTTCTTGGTTTTGACTGGCATTCAAGTGGAGTTACAACAACCGTCTGCGGTGCATTGAAAGAAGCTGTAAAAGGAAGAGAAAAGGAAACAGGATTTTTTATTGCAGGCGGTAAAGGAGGTGCTTCCCGTAAAACTCCAAAGGAAATTGAAACATTTGCAGACAAAATAGGCATAGATGCTTCTCCACTTGTATATGCAAGCAAGATGTCTGCGAAGGTTGATAATACAGCAATACAGGATGGTTATCAGCTATATCACCACTGTTTCTTCTTTACTAAAAAGGGTGAATGGGCAGTGGTACAGCAGGGAATGAACGAAGATAGCAGATTTGCACGCAGGTATCATTGGTTTTCGAAGTCGATGAAAAGCTTCATTGAAACTCCTCATACTGCAATATGTTGCGACAATAGAGGAGAAACCCTTGATATGACTGCTGATGAAAGTAAAGGTGCAAGAAATGCATCAACAGAACTTTCTGCTCAATCTTTGGAGTTTTGGGCAAAAGAAGCAAAGCTTATTAGCAATCTTGAATTGCCTGCAAGGCATCAGATATTGGTTAAAGATATCAATTCAAAATATTTTTATAAAATTATGGAACAGACATACAGGGAATCACCAACCAATTTTGAAGAGCTTCTATCGATAAAAGGAGTTGGGCCAAAAACTATACGCTCTCTTTCTCTCTTGAGTGAGCTTCTCTATGGAGAAAAGGCGAGTTATAAGGACCCTGCACGCTTCAGTTTTGCTCATGGAGGGAAAGATGGTATTCCTTATCCAGTTGACAGAGAGACATATGATAAAACTATTGACATTTTGAATGGATGGATTAACAGGGCAAGGATTGATTTAACAGAAAAAAAACGAGCATCTGAGAGATTGAAAAGATTCTTACAAAATTAGAACTGATACCATTAGTTAAAAGGAGAGTGTTATGAGCAATATTGTAAAAGTTGTAGGACGGGAAATTTTGGATTCAAGAGGAAATCCAACTGTCGAAGCAGAAGTGTATCTCAATTGCGGCGCAGTGGGAAGGGCGGCTGTCCCATCAGGCGCTTCAACAGGCATATATGAAGCAGTAGAGCTTAGAGACAATAATAAGAAAAGATATGGCGGAAAAGGAGTAACAAAAGCAGTAAAAAATATTAATGGACCTATTGCAAAAGCGCTCTTTGGAATGGATGCTCTTTGTCAGGGAGAAATTGACGAAACACTTATAAAATTGGATGGCACAAAAAATAAACAGAAGCTTGGCGCAAACGCAACTCTTGGAGTTTCTCTTGCTGTGGCAAAGGCGGCAGCTGAAGCTGTTGGGCTTCCGCTTTACCGCTATATAGGGGGTGTGCAGGGAAGGACTTTACCTGTGCCGATGATGAATATTCTAAATGGTGGAGTTCATGCAGACAATAATGTCGACCTGCAGGAATTTATGGCAATGCCTGCAGGGGCAAAGTCGTTCAAAGAAGCCCTCAGAATGGGCGCTGAAACATTTCATAGCTTGAAAGCAGTGCTGAAGAAGAAAGGATATTCTGTATCGGTCGGAGATGAAGGAGGATTTGCGCCAAACTTGAAGTCGAATGAAGAGGCTGTTGAGGTGATCTTGGAAGCAATTACGAAAGCAGGATATAAGCCGGGAAAAGATATATATATAGCCCTTGATCCGGCGGCAAGTTCTTTTTATGACAAGAAGATTAAGAGGTATGTCTTTTGGAAATCTGACAAATCGAAAAAGACATCAGAAGATATGGTGAAATTTTATGAAAAATGGGTAAAACAGTATCCCATTATATCAATTGAAGACGGACTCGATGAAGATGACTGGAATGGTTGGAAAGTTCTTACAGATGCCTTGGGTGATAAGATTCAATTAGTTGGTGATGACCTTTTTGTTACTAATACTGAGCGGCTTAAGAAGGGAATTGAAAAGAAAGTTGCAAATTCAATTCTCATTAAACTGAATCAGATTGGAACATTGACTGAAACCCTTGATGCAATTGCAATGGCAAAAGCAGCCGGATATACTGCTGTCGTTTCACATAGATCGGGAGAAACAGAAGATACGACAATTTCTGATTTGGTCGTAGCTGTAAATACAGGACAGATAAAAACAGGTTCTGCATGTAGGACGGATAGGGTTGCAAAGTATAATCAACTGCTTCGAATCGAGGAAGAGTTGGGAGTAGATGCTGTGTTTCCCGGAAAAACTCTGATCAACTGTAAGTGACTTGACTGAGAGGACAAAAAAGTATTAAAAAAGGACTATCTTCATTGAAGCCAACAGGGAGAGGTTTTTTAGGAGTAACAGGAGGTTGGTATGCCTATCTATGAATATAAATGTAAAAAGTGCGGCAAGATTAGCTCATATATGGAACGAGTAGACGAGTTTAGAATTTTAGGACGAAAATGTGCTCACTGCGGCAGCAGAAGAACAAAAAAGATTTTGTCAGGTTTTTCTACTGTAAAACGCACTGATATGCCTACTATGATAAACGAGCTCAAAAAATATGGTCCTGTAAATTTCGTCCCCGGCACACCTCCTGTCCAAGGTCCTCCTCCCGGCGGATGCCCATATGCTTCTGAATCTGAACAGGGGAACAAAGAAGATTAGAGATATTTAACTTTCTAATAGATTCGTATTTTTTTATAATTTCTTTTGGCTTCTCTATTGGATTTTGTAGTCTCTTATGAGGAGATTTATTCTTTATGAATCAGTCCAGCCGCCAGTCAAAAGATAAACCCCTTCGAGAAGATGTCCGATTTCTTGGCAATATCCTTGGTAGTGTAATTATCGAGCAATCAGGAAAAGCAGTTTTTGATGTAGAAGAGAAAATAAGGTTATTGAGCAAAGAGCTTCGACAGAGATACGATTGCCAGAGAGAGGCTCAGCTAAAGAAAATTATCAGCGAATTAAAGACCCTTAAGATGGAGAATGTCATAAGGGCTTTTTCACTATATTTTCAGCTCGTTAATATTGCAGAGCAATACCACCGCATAAGGAGAAGAAAGTATTATAAACTTCATCCTGCAGGAGTCGTTCAAAGAGGCTCATTCAAGGAGCTTTATTTTTGGCTAAAAAATCAGAGGATAAGAAGAAAAGATTTGATCGATGCTTTGAAAGGAATTCAGATTCAGCTTGTAACAACAGCCCACCCCACAGAAGCAGTCAGAAGGACAGTCTTGACTAAACTTCGCAGAATTGCGTCACTTCTTGAAAGAAAAGATGAAGCAGGAATATCTGATTATGAAAAAGAACGGATTTTAAGTGAATTCAAAAAGGAGGTAACGCTTCTTTGGCAAACTGACGAAATACGCCATTTTAAACCAACGGTAATAGATGAAATAAGAAATTCCTTATATTACTACGACGAAATATTTTATGATTCCCTTCCAGAAAGTCATAGGGAATTGGAAGAGATTGGATTAAAGGATTTTTTAAAGTCCAATAAACTTTCTCCTCTTATCTGTTTTGGCACATGGGTTGGAGGTGATAGAGACGGAAATCCATTGGTAGATGATTTGGTAACTGAGATTGCCGCAAGATATCAAAAAGACCTTATATTGAGCCATTATAGGCAGGAGTGCCGAAAGCTCATTGATTCATTGAGTATTTCCAATAGAATTGTCCGCCCGAGCCGCAGGCTTTTGTTTTCTATCAATAAAGATGGTAAAGAATTGCCTGAAATAAAGCTTGCATTGGCACCTCGCAATATAAATGAGCCATATCGAAAGAAATTATCCTTCATAATGGCAAAGCTTGATAACACAATCAAAGCAAATTATCCTTCAACCGCTCAAGATACATCTTCAGATAAGAAGATTTACAGAGATTATTCTGAATTTCTTAATGATTTAATTGTAATCAGAGACAGTTTGATTGAGAATAAGGCAGCAGCCGTTGCAATGAATGAAGTCGATTCTCTGATTAGAAAAGTTGAAATCTTCAAATTTCATCTGGCAGATTTGGACATTAGAGAATTTTCGCGAAATATAACCAACGCAATTGGAGAAATAGCTCAAGAATTCAGTATTTGCTCTGCTACTGAATACATCGGTTTTGGCAGTGATGAAAGGGTAAGAATATTGAACAAACTTTTCACCGGAAAGAGGGAACTTGATGCAGATGATAGAAAAAAATATTCTGCAGACACTATGAGAATCATAAATCTTTTTTCACTAATAGCAAAGCTGTCTGCGGAAATCTCCCGTTATCTCATAAATTCCTTCATTATAAGCAACACTGAAAATTCCTCTGACCTTTTGGAAGTGCTCTTCTTGATGGATAAATTTTGCATTTACAAAAAAAGTGGAAAGGAATTGAAGAAAACTTTTGATATAGTTCCACTCTTTGAATCAATAGATTCCCTGAGAAAAGCGGCTCAAATTATGGATTCCCTTTGGAATCATCCTCTTTACAGAAAACATCTCAAAAGAAGAGGAAATATTCAGGAAATAATGCTTGGTTATTCAGACAGCAATAAGGATGGTGGTTATTTGACTTCAAATTGGGAGCTGTACAAGGCACAAATCAGTTTAAGCGATACTGCAAAAAAATATGGAATAGAACTCAAACTGTTTCATGGAAGAGGCGGCACAGTAGGGCGTGGCGGAGGACCAACCAATGCTGCAATCCTTGCCCTGCCAACTGGCGTAAGTGGAAAGATAAAGATAACAGAACAGGGAGAGGTGATTTCATCAAAGTATCTCCTGCGGGAAATTGCAATGAGAAATTTTGAATTAGTCCTTTCCGCAATGGTGATGAAGATGGTTTCAGAAATGAAGAAAAAAGCTCCTTTGCCTAAAAGATGGGAAAGAGCAATGGATAAGCTTTCTGAAGAATCTTATAGGGTTTATAGGATGCTTGTTTATAAGGACCCGGATTTTATAGATTATTTTTATGAAGCAACACCGATAGATGAAATAAGTAAACTCAATATTGGTTCAAGGCCTTCAAAGAGAAAACAATCACGCCGCATTGAGGATTTAAGAGCGATTCCTTGGGTTTTTTCATGGATGCAGAATCGTCATATCCTGCCGGGATGGTACGGCGTAGGTTCAGCCCTTGAGAAGTTTTCTGAAATATCGACGGCTAATAAGAAACTTCTGAAAGAGATGTATGAAAATTGGCAGTTTTTCAAAGCGCTGATAGACAATATCGAGATGACGCTTGCAAAGGCAGATATGCGGATAGCGGAAAATTATATGCAGTTGGCAAAGAATAAGGAGTCTGCAAGGCGTATATTTGACAATATAAAAAGAGAATTTTATTTAACTTGCGATATGGTTTTATCTATTGGCGGAAATAAAAGACTTCTTGAAAAAAATCCAATACTTCAGCGTTCCATAGCTCTTAGAAATCCTTATATCGACCCTTTGAGTTATATTCAGGTTGAATTGCTGAAGAAGCTCAGAAGCACTAAGTTAAAGAAATCTGAGCGCCAAAAACTTACCTTTATGACTCTTTTGACGATAAATGGAATTTCTGCTGGAATGCGCAACACGGGTTAAATATTTCATTAAATTACAATGACTTTTACATCTATCTTATTGACATAAGCTTTTTCAGATGGTATAGAATGCCTATGCAATTTAGAACTTCAAAGCATTTTATTTTACTGTTTCTTATTATTTCTTTCTTCTTTTTTGCAGTTTCAGTAGAAGGAAAGATATATAAGATAATAACTGCTGACGGCACAATACATCTTACAGATAATCCATTGAGAAAGAGTTTTGTCAATAGCCGCAAAGCAGAATATTATTCATCAAAGAGAAAGGTGCAAAGGGATTATAATGAAGAAAAGTTTAGTGGAATAATCGATGATGTTGCAGAGAAATATGGCATAGACAGGGATTTGATTATAACCATTATAGAGTGTGAATCAGGATTTGACCCCTATGCTGTTTCTGAAAAAGGCGCAGTAGGGCTTATGCAGTTAATGCCGGAAACAGCGAAAAGATTTGGTGTTGAGGATAGATTTAATCCGAAAGATAACATTCAGGGTGGAGTCGCATATATTGATTATCTGATGAATTTGTACGATGAAAAACTCGACCTTGTACTTGCCGCATATAATGCAGGCGAAAAAGCAATTGAGAAACATAAAGGAATACCGCCTTTCGCTGAAACAAAAGGGTTTGTAAAAAGGGTGCTAAGTCTATATGACAGGAGGAAGGGAGCAAAGGCATATATTGTAAGACACAATGACGGGACTATTTTGATAACAAATCACGATTAGAATTTGTTGAGCAAATTAATTGAAGCAAATAAATGCGAGATGAATTAGGAGGGAAAAAGTGAGCAAGAAAAAAAGAGTCTTGATAGCAAAGCCGGGACTCGATGGACACGACCGCGGCGCAAAGATTGTAGCCCGTGCATTGAGAGATGCCGGCTACGAAGTAATCTACACAGGATTGCATCAAACACCTGAACAGATTGTATCGGCTGCTATGCAGGAAGATGTCGATGCAATTGGGGTAAGTATTCTCTCAGGTTCTCATGATTACCATTTTAAAAAGATTATGGAGCTTCTCAAAGAGAAGAAGATGGATGATGTCGTAGTGTTTGGCGGGGGAATTATTCCTGAAGATGATATCCCAACGCTCAAATCTTATGGAGTTGCAGAAATTTTTACCCCCGGTACATCTACAGAAGAGGTGATAAAATTTATAGAGGAGAAGCTATAACTGTGGAATTAGCTGAAAGAGCCCTCAATGGAGATTTAAGGGCGCTTGCGAAGATTATTACTTCCATTGAGAATGAAGAAAAGGGATGGGTGGACTACATCAAGAAACTTTATCCCCATTCCGGAGAAGCTTATACTATTGGTATAACCGGAATACCGGGCGCAGGCAAATCAACGCTTACTGATAAACTAATCAGAGCATTAAGAAAAGATGATGAATCGGTTTCCGTAATTGCAGTTGACCCTTCCAGTCCCTTTTCCGGTGGAGCCATTCTTGCTGACAGAATAAGAATGAATGACCACTTTCTCGATGACAAAGTTTTCATTAGAAGTATGGCAACAAGGGGGGCTTTGGGAGGACTTTCGAAAAAAACATTCGATGTTGCCGGAGCGCTCGATGCCTGTGGTTTTAAGTGGATTGTTATTGAAACAGTTGGCGTGGGGCAGGATGAAGTTGATATAGCAAAGGTTGCAGATACTACCGTTGTGGTTTTTGCGCCGGGTACCGGAGATGAGATGCAGGCAATGAAAGCTGGCATTATGGAGATTGGTGATATTTTCGTAGTCAATAAAGCTGACAACGAAGGGGCTGAAAAACTTGAAACAGAACTGAATGCGATTCTCGATATGAACTATTCTATGAGAGATGCAGACTGGAAGGTACCTGTTATGAAGACAGTAGGAATAACAGGTGAAGGGATTGATGAATTACTTGCAAAGATTAAAGAGCACCGTACTTTCCTTGACAGCAAAAAAGACAAAAAACTTGAAAAATTGATTCAGAGAAACAAAAATGAAATAATAAGTATAGTTAGAGATAAACTTTTAGAAGAACTTCTATCTAAATCGACTAATGGTGATTTGACTGAATTGGCAAAAAAAGTTGCTCTGAAAGAGATTGACGCTTATACGGCAGCTGAAACCTTAATGAAGAAATAGTATCTGAATTTAAGGGGACATTGATATGGCGAAAAACACAGCAGAGAATAAATTGAGTAAGGAGTTAAGGTCAAAACTTAATGAGAAAGACAAGATTGGTATCCTTTCGGCAGTTGACACCAATAGCGTGCCTAATATGACATTGATAGTTTTCTTTATTTCAAAGGATGAGGAAAGCATCCTTTTTGCAATAGACAAGGAAAATCCCTGTTATAAAAATCTAGTAAAAAACAAGAAGGTTGTTTTTGGCATTTATGATAATGATAATTTCTGTTACAAAATCGTTGGAAGGGCAGGAGTAGTAAAAGCACCCTCCGATACGCATCCAATGATGAATATTGTGCGTTTAGATGTAATTACTATTCAGGAAGAAACTTTCCCTTATATGAGAGTCACAAATGGCATTGCAATTGAATATCTCGATGCAAAGACAACGCGCTTTGGCAACGCAATGTTCAAGGAATTAAAAAAAGTTGCCGCAGAGCTGTAATTCTCTATAAATACAATGACGCAGGCATATGATTTATTTTTTTCTATTCATTTCCAGATGTCATTGATTTCTTAAGGGTGTTCTATCAAGATAGCAATAGCCACTTCTCTGAGCCACAAGCATATTTGGTCTTCTATGAGGAGCATACACTGACTTGACAGGAGCAGTTAGGAAGTCGATTTACTTAAGCCAGTTAAAGAGGTATCCCTGTTGCGCTTTATGGTAGAAAAATCTTTTATATTTTAAGAATAAATTTTATTAGAAATATGTAATGAATGCAAGAATGTTAAAAAATCTGCACAGAGTTTTAAAACCTTCACGCTATATCGGTGGTGAGA
Coding sequences within it:
- a CDS encoding alcohol dehydrogenase — encoded protein: MKALYFNGEKIHYKKNYPVGKPSKAEALVRILKAGICNTDIEIVKGYMGFEGILGHEFVGIVEECNEKRLIGKRVCGEINLSCGECEYCRKKLENHCPSRKVLGILNKDGCFAEFITLPIKNLHTLPKNVSDNEAVFVEPLAACFEVLKQIRIEKDDVVAVIGDGKLGLLMVQVVGQKTRNIHLIGRHRRNLNIAKRFDLLSVFLENSLKAERLKKTKCDIVIDCTGTPAGLSLSMELVKPCGKIVLKSTYASAQPLNLAPVVINEITLIGSRCGPFKDAINALKVGKVDVLPLISKDFHLSEGLEAIEYAKQKGVMKVILSVAQ
- a CDS encoding RluA family pseudouridine synthase, with product MIKNEVIIVEKKEEGKRLDSFLHTRFTNISRRMIQQSIREGNVLLNGKKAKKGSIIFSNDKIEIIRLPEAQDLVPVANPNLDIEILYENEDFFALNKPAGMPCHPLAIDEKETVVNFIIARFPKASNFGYSVREPSILHRLDIDTSGVLLAAKKENTFNKLRNLMRTKKIKKTYLALVLNEMEKDIVIDSPLMHHEKDKRKMKVLQKKVKSKKALTSKKILEAKTEIKRVEIFKGYTLVQAVILTGVMHQIRCHLASIKHPVAGDLLYQSSKQKKQDFLKPKRHLLHCAEIVLPPEVTGKWEVIKSPLPKDFREYIEKLEKK
- a CDS encoding EamA family transporter; translation: MWFFLSLLCAYLTATTDALSKKALEEENIYYIAWIRLVFCFPFLAIILLLNEIPAVDRYYFIAVFCGLPLEIIALLCYMKAIQISDLSLTIPFLALTPVFLIPTSYLMLGEKTGLKGMIGIAFITIGGYILNIQREKNGFLTPFKMMAKEKGILLMIAVAFIYSITSNFGKMGITHSSPVFFGCTYFMIQPFLLLPFIKKSDMKISSLLKRKKWLLLLIGVVYALSLITHFAALSLTNVAYMIAVKRSNLIFSVLYGYFFFNEKGIGQRISGALLMLAGIIILAFQK
- a CDS encoding DUF763 domain-containing protein, which encodes MKTGNANLPLHGGKAPSWLFNRMVRLASAIVDIFLEDNDPAELLVKLSDPFWFQSLGCLLGFDWHSSGVTTTVCGALKEAVKGREKETGFFIAGGKGGASRKTPKEIETFADKIGIDASPLVYASKMSAKVDNTAIQDGYQLYHHCFFFTKKGEWAVVQQGMNEDSRFARRYHWFSKSMKSFIETPHTAICCDNRGETLDMTADESKGARNASTELSAQSLEFWAKEAKLISNLELPARHQILVKDINSKYFYKIMEQTYRESPTNFEELLSIKGVGPKTIRSLSLLSELLYGEKASYKDPARFSFAHGGKDGIPYPVDRETYDKTIDILNGWINRARIDLTEKKRASERLKRFLQN
- a CDS encoding phosphopyruvate hydratase, which codes for MSNIVKVVGREILDSRGNPTVEAEVYLNCGAVGRAAVPSGASTGIYEAVELRDNNKKRYGGKGVTKAVKNINGPIAKALFGMDALCQGEIDETLIKLDGTKNKQKLGANATLGVSLAVAKAAAEAVGLPLYRYIGGVQGRTLPVPMMNILNGGVHADNNVDLQEFMAMPAGAKSFKEALRMGAETFHSLKAVLKKKGYSVSVGDEGGFAPNLKSNEEAVEVILEAITKAGYKPGKDIYIALDPAASSFYDKKIKRYVFWKSDKSKKTSEDMVKFYEKWVKQYPIISIEDGLDEDDWNGWKVLTDALGDKIQLVGDDLFVTNTERLKKGIEKKVANSILIKLNQIGTLTETLDAIAMAKAAGYTAVVSHRSGETEDTTISDLVVAVNTGQIKTGSACRTDRVAKYNQLLRIEEELGVDAVFPGKTLINCK
- a CDS encoding phosphoenolpyruvate carboxylase — translated: MNQSSRQSKDKPLREDVRFLGNILGSVIIEQSGKAVFDVEEKIRLLSKELRQRYDCQREAQLKKIISELKTLKMENVIRAFSLYFQLVNIAEQYHRIRRRKYYKLHPAGVVQRGSFKELYFWLKNQRIRRKDLIDALKGIQIQLVTTAHPTEAVRRTVLTKLRRIASLLERKDEAGISDYEKERILSEFKKEVTLLWQTDEIRHFKPTVIDEIRNSLYYYDEIFYDSLPESHRELEEIGLKDFLKSNKLSPLICFGTWVGGDRDGNPLVDDLVTEIAARYQKDLILSHYRQECRKLIDSLSISNRIVRPSRRLLFSINKDGKELPEIKLALAPRNINEPYRKKLSFIMAKLDNTIKANYPSTAQDTSSDKKIYRDYSEFLNDLIVIRDSLIENKAAAVAMNEVDSLIRKVEIFKFHLADLDIREFSRNITNAIGEIAQEFSICSATEYIGFGSDERVRILNKLFTGKRELDADDRKKYSADTMRIINLFSLIAKLSAEISRYLINSFIISNTENSSDLLEVLFLMDKFCIYKKSGKELKKTFDIVPLFESIDSLRKAAQIMDSLWNHPLYRKHLKRRGNIQEIMLGYSDSNKDGGYLTSNWELYKAQISLSDTAKKYGIELKLFHGRGGTVGRGGGPTNAAILALPTGVSGKIKITEQGEVISSKYLLREIAMRNFELVLSAMVMKMVSEMKKKAPLPKRWERAMDKLSEESYRVYRMLVYKDPDFIDYFYEATPIDEISKLNIGSRPSKRKQSRRIEDLRAIPWVFSWMQNRHILPGWYGVGSALEKFSEISTANKKLLKEMYENWQFFKALIDNIEMTLAKADMRIAENYMQLAKNKESARRIFDNIKREFYLTCDMVLSIGGNKRLLEKNPILQRSIALRNPYIDPLSYIQVELLKKLRSTKLKKSERQKLTFMTLLTINGISAGMRNTG
- a CDS encoding lytic transglycosylase domain-containing protein, whose protein sequence is MPMQFRTSKHFILLFLIISFFFFAVSVEGKIYKIITADGTIHLTDNPLRKSFVNSRKAEYYSSKRKVQRDYNEEKFSGIIDDVAEKYGIDRDLIITIIECESGFDPYAVSEKGAVGLMQLMPETAKRFGVEDRFNPKDNIQGGVAYIDYLMNLYDEKLDLVLAAYNAGEKAIEKHKGIPPFAETKGFVKRVLSLYDRRKGAKAYIVRHNDGTILITNHD
- a CDS encoding cobalamin B12-binding domain-containing protein, producing the protein MSKKKRVLIAKPGLDGHDRGAKIVARALRDAGYEVIYTGLHQTPEQIVSAAMQEDVDAIGVSILSGSHDYHFKKIMELLKEKKMDDVVVFGGGIIPEDDIPTLKSYGVAEIFTPGTSTEEVIKFIEEKL
- the meaB gene encoding methylmalonyl Co-A mutase-associated GTPase MeaB; this encodes MTVELAERALNGDLRALAKIITSIENEEKGWVDYIKKLYPHSGEAYTIGITGIPGAGKSTLTDKLIRALRKDDESVSVIAVDPSSPFSGGAILADRIRMNDHFLDDKVFIRSMATRGALGGLSKKTFDVAGALDACGFKWIVIETVGVGQDEVDIAKVADTTVVVFAPGTGDEMQAMKAGIMEIGDIFVVNKADNEGAEKLETELNAILDMNYSMRDADWKVPVMKTVGITGEGIDELLAKIKEHRTFLDSKKDKKLEKLIQRNKNEIISIVRDKLLEELLSKSTNGDLTELAKKVALKEIDAYTAAETLMKK